In Longimicrobium sp., the genomic stretch CTGGCCTCCTCCACCACGCACACGGTCGCCTGGTCGCGCCGGGTGCTGGTGCAGATGGCGCAGGGGGTGACCTCGGTCAGGTTGCCGCACACCTCGCACGGCCGCACGCGCTCGCGCACGGCCACGATGGCGCGCGCGAGCCGCTGGGCGTCGTCGGACGGGGCCTTGAGGAGGTGGAAGGCGAGCCGGAGCGCGGTCTTGCGCCCGATGCCCGGGAGGCGGGCCAGCTCGCCGGTCAGGTCGTCGATCGCGGACAACGGGCGCTCAGAGCCCCGGAAGGCTGAACGGAAGGTTCAGGCCTCCCATCTGCTTGCGCATCTCGTCCTCGTACTGCTGCTCGGCGCGGTTCTGCGCCTCGCTGACCGCGGCCAGCACCAGGTCTTCCAGCATCTCCACGTCGCCGCCGCCCGCCACGGTGGGGTCGATCTTCAGCGAGCGGATCTTGCCGCGCCCGTCCACCGTGGCCGTCACCATCCCGCCGCCGGCGGAGCAGGTGACCTGCCGCTGGCCGAGCTCGGTCTGGAGCTGAGCCATGCGGGTCTGCACCTGCTGGCTCATCTGGAGAAGCTGCTGGATGTTCGGATTCATCGTCTCTGTCGTTCAGCGGCCGCGCCGCGCGGCCGGTTGCGGTCCGTGGATGCACCCGCGCCCGCGCGCCCCTGCCGGGACCCGCGGGAAGCGATGTTCAGTCAACGAGTTCCAGGTCCCATGCTTGTACCGCCGCGCTCAGGACCGGTTCCCCTTCCATCAGCCGGCGCAGCTTGTCCTGCCGCGCGCTGGCCGCAGTGATGCGGTTCTGCTTGGGATCGATGGCCGTCGCCGCGCCCGTTGCCAGCTCGAGCTGGACGCGTCCCCCGAGCCGCCGGGCGAGCGCCTGCTCCAGCGCGTGCCGCGAGGCGGGCTGCGACAGCCGCTCGATTGCGGGATTTCCCGCGGGAAGCGCCATGCGCACCGTGCGACCGTCAGGAGAAAGCTGCGCTGCGCGGAGAACGAATCCCATCCCCGGCGGCAGCCCGTCGCCGTCCGCCAGGATCCCCTGCCACGCGCGCCGCAGCCGCGCCCCGTCGATCGGCCCCTCGTCTCCCTGCACCGCCGGAGCCGCATCGCGTTGCGGCTCGGGCGTGGGCGGCGCGGGGGCGATGGACATCGCGGGCACCGACGGCGGCGCGAAGGCGGCCGGCTCCTCGTTCGGCAGGGGGATGGGCGGGAGATCGTACCCGTCGTACTCGTCCACCACCGGCGCCGGGATGTCGATCGGCTCCCGCTGCATGGCCGTCGCCATAGGAGCGGGAGATGGAGACGCGGCGGGCGGCTCCGGCACGATCGTCGGCGCAGCGGCGACGGGCGCCGTCTCCACCGGCGCGACGATCGGCTCCGCGCTGGCGATATCGGGTGCGGGAGATGGTGTCACCTCGGCCGCGGGCGGCGTCTGCGGAGCGGACTCAACGCGCGGGGCGGGCGCGGCAGGCGGCTCGGCCATCGCGCGCGGAGCCGGGATCGGCGCGGGAGCGGGAGACGCGGACGCCGGCGTGCGATCGAATCCCCGCGCCGGTCCCGGCTCGGGCGACGGGCGCGTGCCGCCGTTGCCGCGCGATCCGCCGTCCCCGCCGCCGGACGGGCCGGGGGAGCCGCCGCCGAGCGCCGCCAGCACGTCCTCGATGCTGACCGTGCTCTCCAGGTACGCGAAGCGCAGGAGGAGAAGCTCGATCAGGATCCGCTGCTCGCCGCTCTTGCGGAAGCGGCCATCGGCGTCGAGCTCGGCCACCTGCGCCAGCATCCGCAGCAGGTCGCCCGGCGCGAACCGCCGCGCCATCTCGGCCGTCGCGCCGCGCAGGTGCTGGGGGACGCTCTCGGGGTCGCCGCCGCCCAGCCGCACGATCAGCAGCGCGCGGATGAAGTCGGCCAGCCCGCGGTAGAACTCGGTGAGGTCGTATCCCTCGTCCAGCATCTTCCCGACGAAGCGGAACACGTCCGCCTGCCGCCGCTCGGCGATGATGCCGAACAGGTCGAGGTAGACCTCGGTCCCCACCAGCCCCAGGATGCGCCGCACGTCGTCGGGCGTGGGCGTGCCCTCGGTGAACGAGAGCACCTGGTCCAGCAGCGACAGCCCGTCGCGCATCCCGCCGTCGGCCTTCTGGGCGATGGGGAGAAGGACGTCGTCGCCCGCCTCGATCCCCTCGTGGCCCAATACGGTCCTCAGACGGCCGACCAGGTCGGGGGTGGAGATGCGATGGAAATCGAAGCGCTGGCAGCGCGAAAGGATCGGCGGCGCGGCCTGCTGGATCTTCTGCGGCTCCGTGGTGGCGAAGACGAAGATCACGCGCGGGGGCGGCTCCTCGAGGATCTTGAGGAGCGCGTTCCACGCCTCGCGCGTGAGCATATGCGCCTCGTCGATGATGTAGACCTTGAACCGGTCTTCCTCCGATGGCGCGTACATCGCCCGCTCGCGCAGGTCGCGCGCGTCGTCCACGCCGCGGTTCGACGCCGCGTCGATCTCCACCACGTCCAGCGAGGTGCGCCCCGCCCAGATCCGCTCGCAGCTGTCGCACACGCCGCAGGGCTCGCCGTCAGGCCCGCGGTTGGGGCAGTTCAGCGCCATCGCCAGCACGCGGGCCAGCGTCGTCTTCCCCACGCCGCGCGGGCCGCAGAACAGGTACGCGTGCGCCACCCGGTTCCGCTGCACGGCGGAGCGAAGGGTGCTGCTCACGTGCTCCTGCGTGGCGACTTCGCTGAAGCGCTTGGGGCGGTAGGTGCGAGCGAGCGCGGTGCGAGACAACGGGTTACCTCGTGCGGGAGTGCTGCCAGATGCATTTGGTGAGAAATATAGCCCTGCGCGGAAGGAGGTACAACGAGGCGCGAAAGTGGTGATGGGGAAGTGCTGAGTGCTGAGTGCGAGAGTGCGAGAGTGCGAGAGTGCGAGAGTGCGAGAGTGCGAGAGTGCGAGAGTGCGAGAGTGCGTC encodes the following:
- a CDS encoding YbaB/EbfC family nucleoid-associated protein, whose product is MNPNIQQLLQMSQQVQTRMAQLQTELGQRQVTCSAGGGMVTATVDGRGKIRSLKIDPTVAGGGDVEMLEDLVLAAVSEAQNRAEQQYEDEMRKQMGGLNLPFSLPGL
- the dnaX gene encoding DNA polymerase III subunit gamma/tau — translated: MSRTALARTYRPKRFSEVATQEHVSSTLRSAVQRNRVAHAYLFCGPRGVGKTTLARVLAMALNCPNRGPDGEPCGVCDSCERIWAGRTSLDVVEIDAASNRGVDDARDLRERAMYAPSEEDRFKVYIIDEAHMLTREAWNALLKILEEPPPRVIFVFATTEPQKIQQAAPPILSRCQRFDFHRISTPDLVGRLRTVLGHEGIEAGDDVLLPIAQKADGGMRDGLSLLDQVLSFTEGTPTPDDVRRILGLVGTEVYLDLFGIIAERRQADVFRFVGKMLDEGYDLTEFYRGLADFIRALLIVRLGGGDPESVPQHLRGATAEMARRFAPGDLLRMLAQVAELDADGRFRKSGEQRILIELLLLRFAYLESTVSIEDVLAALGGGSPGPSGGGDGGSRGNGGTRPSPEPGPARGFDRTPASASPAPAPIPAPRAMAEPPAAPAPRVESAPQTPPAAEVTPSPAPDIASAEPIVAPVETAPVAAAPTIVPEPPAASPSPAPMATAMQREPIDIPAPVVDEYDGYDLPPIPLPNEEPAAFAPPSVPAMSIAPAPPTPEPQRDAAPAVQGDEGPIDGARLRRAWQGILADGDGLPPGMGFVLRAAQLSPDGRTVRMALPAGNPAIERLSQPASRHALEQALARRLGGRVQLELATGAATAIDPKQNRITAASARQDKLRRLMEGEPVLSAAVQAWDLELVD